One stretch of Candidatus Brocadiaceae bacterium DNA includes these proteins:
- a CDS encoding glycosyltransferase family 2 protein → MMDEATIIIPVYNEEDIIVANTKILLEHLQSFPGKFEIILSSNGSTDDTEELGILLAEQYPCVRFLSIKERGVGVAFKNAIATATYEKIVSFDMDLTVDMSFLERAMKLLDTYDIIIGSKIFGMQRRSFIRKFGSRVYVVVASTLCNLKFNDYAPSGKAYRKSVVANYLPYTDHGTSYVVETIFRASRDNRSIIQIPINCDDRRKSKFNLFHEGLYRYCHLFKLIFARYIHDGSAR, encoded by the coding sequence ATGATGGACGAGGCAACAATAATTATACCGGTATATAATGAAGAGGATATCATCGTTGCCAATACAAAGATCCTTCTTGAACACCTGCAATCATTTCCCGGGAAGTTTGAGATAATCCTTTCCAGTAATGGTTCAACGGATGACACGGAAGAATTAGGTATCCTTCTGGCTGAACAATACCCCTGCGTTAGATTTTTATCAATAAAGGAGCGGGGTGTCGGCGTTGCCTTTAAAAATGCTATTGCAACCGCAACATATGAAAAGATCGTTTCCTTTGATATGGATTTGACGGTGGATATGTCCTTTCTGGAACGGGCTATGAAGCTTCTTGATACCTACGACATCATAATCGGATCAAAGATCTTTGGTATGCAGAGAAGGTCGTTTATAAGAAAATTCGGTAGCCGTGTCTATGTCGTTGTTGCCAGTACGTTATGTAACCTTAAGTTTAATGATTATGCGCCATCCGGGAAAGCGTATCGGAAAAGTGTTGTGGCAAACTATCTTCCGTATACCGATCATGGCACTTCTTATGTAGTTGAAACGATTTTCAGGGCTTCAAGGGATAACCGCAGCATAATTCAAATACCCATAAACTGTGACGACAGGAGAAAGAGTAAGTTTAATCTTTTCCACGAGGGACTCTACCGGTATTGTCATCTCTTTAAATTGATCTTTGCCAGGTACATCCATGATGGTTCTGCTCGTTAA
- a CDS encoding B12-binding domain-containing radical SAM protein gives MMVLLVNPAWETHISPKGKRFNRHFPPLDLLSCAAVLEKEHLEVKVFDANITALSPSDMAEYAKNFDKVFVTSTPYYKWQCPNLDFDVFLNFIKPFRKDNLFLMGTHCSLYPEQILRDTGVAGIIRGEPEYTILELCQNKPLRGVRGLSCMLRGSIVTNPDRDLLSLDQLPMPAYHQVDPKDYGYEILGNNFMIFEGSRGCPYKCIYCLQIMYGNSYRRKSVSKLIGEVEYAIEKTGVKNGYFYDLEFTLNKDLVGKLCDHLIEKKYQFTWTCQSRVDSVDLQMLRKMKEAGCKVIHYGIESGAEHILERINKKIHLGDIEKGIALTRKAGIETVCFFQFGFPGETEEDFLKTISLAKRLNPTYASFHVATPYPGTRLFDILATDDTHLAFPEAYTKEHSLEELESFRRRAYLQFYLRPGYIVSRLFGGNPRSWLKQGRLFINFVK, from the coding sequence ATGATGGTTCTGCTCGTTAACCCTGCATGGGAAACTCATATCAGTCCTAAGGGGAAGAGGTTTAACCGGCACTTTCCTCCGCTGGATTTGCTGAGTTGCGCGGCCGTTCTGGAAAAGGAACATCTGGAGGTAAAGGTTTTTGACGCGAACATTACAGCGCTCTCGCCATCTGACATGGCGGAGTACGCAAAGAATTTTGACAAGGTGTTCGTTACCTCTACGCCATATTATAAATGGCAGTGTCCCAATCTCGATTTTGACGTATTTCTTAACTTTATCAAACCTTTCAGGAAAGACAATCTCTTCCTCATGGGGACCCATTGTTCCCTGTATCCCGAACAGATATTACGGGATACAGGCGTTGCCGGCATAATCAGAGGAGAACCAGAGTATACCATTCTTGAACTATGCCAGAATAAACCCTTGAGAGGGGTACGAGGTCTTTCCTGTATGCTGAGAGGCAGTATTGTTACGAACCCGGACAGGGACCTGCTTTCCCTTGATCAGCTTCCGATGCCTGCGTACCACCAGGTGGACCCGAAGGATTATGGATACGAAATTCTGGGAAATAATTTTATGATTTTTGAGGGGTCCAGGGGATGCCCCTATAAGTGCATCTATTGTTTACAGATAATGTATGGAAACAGCTACCGGAGGAAAAGCGTTTCAAAACTCATTGGTGAAGTTGAATATGCCATTGAAAAAACCGGCGTAAAAAACGGGTATTTTTATGACCTTGAATTTACCTTGAATAAAGACCTCGTCGGCAAACTGTGCGACCATCTTATAGAAAAAAAATATCAATTTACATGGACCTGTCAGTCCAGAGTAGACTCTGTTGACCTTCAGATGTTGAGGAAAATGAAAGAGGCTGGTTGTAAAGTAATACACTACGGGATTGAATCAGGTGCTGAACATATTCTTGAGCGGATAAACAAAAAGATTCATCTGGGTGATATAGAAAAGGGAATAGCTCTGACCAGAAAGGCAGGGATTGAAACAGTATGTTTTTTTCAGTTTGGTTTTCCGGGAGAAACAGAAGAGGATTTTCTCAAGACGATCAGCCTCGCGAAAAGGCTGAATCCGACCTATGCATCATTCCATGTCGCAACCCCCTACCCGGGCACAAGGTTATTTGATATTCTCGCAACAGACGATACTCACCTCGCGTTCCCGGAGGCATATACAAAAGAACATTCCCTTGAAGAGCTGGAATCATTCAGAAGAAGGGCATACCTGCAATTTTATCTGCGACCTGGATATATCGTATCAAGGCTTTTTGGGGGAAACCCCCGGTCATGGCTGAAACAAGGCAGGCTCTTTATCAATTTTGTGAAATAA
- a CDS encoding 6-pyruvoyl-tetrahydropterin synthase-related protein, with amino-acid sequence MRYQKKQKTVTVPVALRRRYLICDSVILILLEVCILSFCHPLLLIRDSTITGGDTASYFHVANYLKETLLPSGRLIGWDLGNFAGYPLFQFYFIMPFLLAVVLGYFVKLTVALKMVSILGLLTLPLFTYLSFRKLKYDFPVPVIAAICTLVFLFQEGFDMWGGNFLSTLAGEFCYGISLSVFVLYLGFLYQGVQENKGLIGNVFLLALCGFCHSFVFAVAVMLPLFFLLCGMGGQLPFRNNFLLRKKQNGKDVCGDPSEERVFFAKKLHYIMKLYLLSFLLMGFWIIPFFAKLSYTTPFYLIWLFSSWRELFPCSLIPFFVFSILRVVLPGRYFERSDKGKCRYFLYLCLVALLLYFNAHLHSAPDIRFLPVVYLATIFIAADFVHCMVPYLRPKILFAGMILYGTLFWVYSHESNVGYWAEWNYEGYEAKESWPTFEKITAFLKGDISDPRVAYEKSSVYDAFGSDRVFESLPFFSGRQTLEGIHFASSLSAKPIMFLQTEFSKEVLAPMYFIFSKINIDTACKHFNMYNISQVIVVSDNIKSLLREHEQFQEVFRLEEYSIFKFTGNTGNYVEIPKYLPVIYTGRNWREGFYEWFKIPETIDVPVIPAGYVSTEDLKHFPSSSNSVYNIQRFKNDNFLSLIDRVTPVKITETVTPFQIRFVTPHTGVPHIVKVSYFPNWKVSGADKVYPVSPGFMLVIPNQHEVVLTYGRVPADIIGSIATFAGVVICILTMCGTWKRKGSAVRSLFFSMYAVVFQLRPYIFIVAIVLLGVSTTYSIIYRNYPVKIQEKGIDLFNREEYERAIDTFQKLTKGEKHDSFDFALALLFEARSQVLLKRYDAGIKTFQYLVDMLPYSRYVAEAYYEIGQTYLLVNDVERAGESFQKAIDADRYSPYTPHARDSLEQLHDGHFHEAAYQEGIELFNKKNYVEALEAFRKITATDDFNVPEYVSSLLFEARCNTFTGNPDEGIEIFQKVISLYGDSMYVPECYYEIGLIYAGRGERAQAKEMFQKAINTEKDSPYVKHSMDRLSELGQGL; translated from the coding sequence ATGCGCTATCAAAAGAAACAGAAAACCGTAACGGTCCCCGTCGCTTTGAGAAGAAGATATCTTATCTGTGATAGTGTTATACTTATTCTTTTAGAAGTATGTATTCTGTCCTTTTGTCACCCCTTGCTTCTTATCAGGGATTCTACGATAACAGGGGGTGATACCGCTTCCTATTTTCACGTTGCGAACTATTTAAAGGAAACACTTTTACCCAGCGGCAGGCTTATCGGGTGGGATCTGGGGAATTTTGCCGGTTATCCTCTTTTTCAGTTTTATTTTATCATGCCGTTTCTCCTGGCGGTGGTATTGGGGTATTTCGTTAAACTCACCGTTGCGCTGAAGATGGTAAGTATATTGGGTCTTCTCACCCTGCCTCTGTTTACCTATCTCTCTTTCCGAAAATTGAAATACGACTTTCCTGTGCCGGTAATAGCGGCCATCTGCACCCTTGTTTTTCTCTTCCAGGAAGGGTTTGACATGTGGGGCGGGAATTTCCTGAGTACGCTTGCCGGGGAGTTTTGTTACGGGATCAGCCTTTCGGTCTTTGTCCTCTATCTGGGTTTTCTGTACCAGGGTGTCCAGGAGAACAAAGGTCTGATCGGAAATGTTTTTTTGCTTGCCTTGTGCGGGTTTTGCCACAGTTTTGTTTTTGCTGTCGCGGTAATGCTTCCCCTTTTTTTTCTTTTGTGCGGAATGGGTGGGCAGTTACCTTTCCGTAACAATTTTCTTTTGCGTAAAAAACAGAACGGTAAGGACGTTTGCGGTGATCCTTCTGAAGAGAGAGTCTTTTTTGCCAAAAAATTACACTATATTATGAAGTTGTACCTCCTGTCCTTTCTTCTTATGGGATTCTGGATTATTCCCTTTTTTGCAAAGTTATCGTATACGACCCCGTTTTATTTGATCTGGTTATTCAGCAGTTGGAGAGAGTTGTTTCCCTGTTCCCTGATCCCTTTTTTTGTCTTCAGCATATTACGGGTTGTGTTACCGGGCAGGTATTTTGAGCGCTCTGATAAGGGGAAATGCAGATATTTTCTTTATCTGTGCCTCGTTGCCCTGTTACTGTACTTCAATGCCCATCTTCATTCTGCCCCCGATATCAGGTTTCTTCCTGTGGTATATCTGGCAACCATTTTCATAGCTGCGGATTTTGTTCATTGTATGGTTCCTTATCTTCGTCCGAAGATACTCTTTGCCGGCATGATTTTGTATGGAACACTCTTCTGGGTGTACAGTCATGAAAGCAATGTCGGGTATTGGGCGGAATGGAACTACGAAGGATACGAGGCAAAGGAATCATGGCCGACATTTGAAAAGATTACGGCCTTTTTAAAGGGAGATATTTCTGACCCAAGAGTTGCGTATGAAAAATCCTCTGTGTATGATGCGTTTGGCAGTGATAGGGTTTTTGAATCGCTTCCCTTTTTCAGCGGCCGTCAGACACTTGAGGGTATTCACTTTGCTTCTTCGTTGTCCGCGAAACCCATTATGTTCCTTCAAACTGAATTTTCCAAAGAGGTGCTTGCTCCGATGTATTTCATATTTTCAAAGATAAATATCGATACGGCCTGCAAGCACTTCAATATGTATAATATCAGTCAGGTAATCGTAGTGAGCGACAATATAAAGTCCCTGTTGAGAGAGCATGAACAGTTTCAGGAGGTGTTTCGGCTTGAAGAGTATAGTATCTTCAAGTTTACGGGGAATACCGGAAATTATGTCGAAATACCAAAATACCTCCCGGTGATTTATACTGGCAGGAACTGGCGGGAAGGATTTTATGAGTGGTTTAAAATCCCGGAAACCATTGATGTTCCGGTGATTCCTGCCGGGTATGTTTCGACGGAAGACCTGAAACACTTTCCTTCGTCTTCAAACAGTGTTTATAACATACAAAGATTCAAGAACGACAATTTCTTATCCCTTATTGATCGTGTCACACCGGTAAAGATAACGGAAACCGTTACACCGTTCCAGATCCGTTTTGTTACTCCGCATACAGGTGTGCCGCATATCGTAAAGGTTTCGTATTTTCCCAACTGGAAGGTTTCAGGGGCTGACAAGGTATATCCGGTTTCTCCGGGCTTCATGCTTGTCATACCCAACCAGCATGAGGTTGTTTTGACCTATGGGCGTGTGCCTGCTGACATTATCGGTAGTATTGCAACCTTTGCGGGAGTAGTGATCTGTATTCTTACAATGTGTGGTACGTGGAAGCGAAAGGGTTCTGCGGTGCGTTCTCTGTTTTTCAGTATGTATGCTGTTGTTTTTCAACTGAGACCCTATATTTTCATTGTGGCAATTGTCCTGCTTGGGGTGTCAACCACCTATAGCATCATCTATCGAAACTATCCGGTAAAAATTCAGGAGAAGGGAATTGACCTCTTTAACAGGGAAGAATATGAACGGGCGATTGATACCTTTCAAAAGCTGACAAAGGGTGAAAAACACGACAGTTTTGATTTTGCCCTTGCCCTGCTCTTTGAGGCGAGGAGCCAGGTCCTTTTGAAGCGGTATGATGCCGGTATCAAGACATTTCAATATCTCGTTGATATGCTTCCCTATAGCCGGTATGTTGCTGAGGCATACTATGAAATAGGGCAGACCTATCTGTTGGTAAATGATGTTGAAAGGGCTGGTGAATCATTTCAAAAGGCAATTGACGCAGACAGGTATTCTCCTTATACCCCGCACGCAAGGGATAGCCTTGAACAGCTCCATGACGGTCATTTTCATGAAGCAGCGTATCAGGAAGGAATTGAGTTGTTTAATAAAAAGAACTATGTGGAAGCGCTAGAAGCATTCAGAAAGATTACCGCTACGGATGACTTCAATGTGCCGGAGTATGTTTCTTCGCTTCTGTTTGAAGCCAGATGTAATACCTTTACGGGGAATCCTGATGAAGGTATAGAAATTTTCCAGAAGGTGATCTCCCTTTACGGAGATAGCATGTATGTACCGGAATGCTACTATGAGATAGGGTTGATCTATGCAGGCAGGGGTGAAAGAGCTCAGGCAAAAGAGATGTTTCAAAAGGCAATCAATACCGAAAAAGACTCACCATATGTAAAGCATTCCATGGATAGGTTGTCGGAATTAGGGCAAGGGTTGTAG
- a CDS encoding outer membrane beta-barrel protein — MPIRGLKSFTRLTYLANILEYRDNPDESTVNHFIDGAFTTAFPRGLKLELIDTYIQTQEPPLIDDVLGESFRRRERKTNDFRVSITTPRYFSRFESKVFYSHYDITYEGIESASYTEQTIGEELSYELFPKVNTLFQIDVGKTKYDDGSQDGTFYEFLLGMKFQETAKTTGEFKTGYRIREYEDDDFDTFKGLVLSLNSRTQLTALSAVSVSLRRSQEESVFTEGRNYYELNALSVSYERKITSKIQAKLTNYYQLLNFPSQEQDEDEIDEFVWGIRASLHYTIKPWLFSDVNYWTEDRDVSPEDSGRFGRKKNVVTFTMGMSF; from the coding sequence TTGCCGATACGAGGCCTGAAAAGTTTTACCCGCCTAACCTATCTTGCAAATATTTTAGAGTATAGAGACAATCCAGATGAAAGTACGGTGAATCATTTTATTGATGGCGCTTTTACAACGGCATTTCCCCGTGGATTGAAACTGGAGCTGATTGATACGTATATTCAAACGCAGGAACCTCCTCTCATTGACGACGTTCTTGGCGAATCCTTCCGGAGGCGAGAAAGAAAGACAAATGATTTCAGGGTATCAATTACGACACCCCGCTATTTTTCACGTTTTGAATCAAAGGTTTTTTATTCTCATTATGATATTACATATGAGGGAATAGAGAGTGCCAGTTATACGGAACAAACGATAGGAGAAGAGCTTTCCTATGAATTATTTCCGAAGGTCAATACCCTTTTCCAGATAGATGTTGGCAAAACGAAATATGATGATGGCTCCCAGGATGGAACGTTTTATGAATTTCTCCTTGGGATGAAATTTCAGGAGACGGCAAAGACAACAGGAGAATTTAAAACAGGATATCGTATCAGGGAATATGAAGATGACGATTTCGATACATTTAAGGGGCTTGTTCTTTCATTAAACTCAAGAACACAATTGACGGCTTTGTCAGCGGTATCTGTCTCTCTGAGAAGAAGTCAGGAGGAATCTGTCTTTACGGAAGGAAGAAATTATTATGAGCTGAATGCACTTTCTGTCTCATACGAAAGAAAAATAACGTCAAAGATACAGGCAAAACTAACAAACTATTACCAATTGCTGAATTTCCCATCTCAAGAACAAGATGAAGATGAAATAGATGAATTTGTATGGGGCATCCGTGCCTCATTACACTACACGATAAAACCATGGCTGTTTTCAGATGTGAACTATTGGACCGAGGATCGTGACGTATCACCAGAAGATAGTGGCCGGTTCGGGCGAAAAAAGAATGTTGTAACTTTTACCATGGGAATGTCTTTCTAG
- a CDS encoding nucleotide sugar dehydrogenase, with amino-acid sequence MKNKKTILCIGAGYVGGPTMAMIALKNPEYTVTVVDVNSERIRAWNSEQLPIYEPGLLEIIHTVRNKNLFFSTDIEKGIREAYIIFVSVNTPTKIFGHGAGYAADLQYWEKTARQILQVSDSSKIIVEKSTLPVRTAEAMERILSSNGKGVSFEVLSNPEFLAEGSAVKDLENPDRILIGSMETESGLKARDEIVQLYSSWVDREKILTSNVWSTELSKLTANAFLAQRISSINSISALCEKTGANIQEVANAIGTDSRIGPRFLHASVGFGGSCFKKDILHLVYLCRSYGLDEVADYWESVVTMNEYQVERFVLKILNTMFNTIVGKRIALFGFAFKADTGDTRESPSIYVARKLLKERAIVVITDPKALENAKIELQDFKGNVEYCQDPYEAVKNAHAIAVLTEWEMYKALDYRKIFVSMEKPTFIFDGRNILPHKELFEMGFNVIPIGEPELKHF; translated from the coding sequence ATGAAGAATAAAAAAACAATATTGTGCATAGGGGCAGGGTATGTTGGCGGACCAACCATGGCGATGATTGCCTTGAAAAACCCTGAATATACGGTGACGGTCGTTGATGTTAATAGTGAACGAATACGGGCGTGGAATTCAGAACAACTCCCTATCTATGAACCAGGACTGTTGGAAATCATCCATACGGTACGGAATAAAAATCTGTTTTTCAGTACCGACATAGAAAAGGGCATTCGGGAAGCGTATATTATTTTTGTAAGCGTTAATACTCCGACAAAAATATTTGGTCACGGAGCTGGTTATGCCGCAGATTTACAGTATTGGGAAAAGACTGCCCGTCAAATATTGCAGGTGTCTGATTCGAGTAAAATTATTGTGGAGAAAAGCACGCTGCCTGTCAGAACAGCAGAAGCGATGGAAAGAATACTGAGTTCTAACGGGAAAGGAGTTTCCTTTGAAGTATTATCGAATCCGGAATTTCTTGCGGAAGGTTCTGCGGTAAAAGATCTTGAAAATCCGGATCGGATATTAATTGGTTCGATGGAAACGGAATCAGGGTTGAAGGCACGGGATGAGATCGTTCAGCTCTATTCATCTTGGGTTGATAGAGAGAAGATATTGACATCCAACGTATGGAGCACCGAATTATCAAAATTGACCGCGAACGCATTTTTGGCACAACGTATTTCATCAATTAACAGTATCTCCGCCCTTTGTGAAAAGACGGGCGCCAACATACAGGAGGTGGCAAATGCAATTGGTACTGACAGCAGGATTGGCCCAAGGTTTTTACATGCAAGCGTTGGATTTGGAGGGTCCTGTTTTAAAAAGGATATATTACACCTTGTATATCTCTGCAGGAGCTATGGATTGGATGAAGTGGCGGATTATTGGGAAAGCGTCGTTACTATGAATGAATATCAGGTAGAGCGCTTTGTCTTAAAAATATTGAATACGATGTTTAATACAATTGTCGGAAAAAGGATTGCACTCTTCGGCTTTGCCTTTAAGGCGGATACGGGAGATACGAGAGAATCGCCTTCCATTTATGTTGCCAGAAAACTGTTAAAGGAAAGGGCTATTGTGGTTATTACAGACCCGAAAGCATTGGAAAACGCAAAAATTGAGCTGCAAGACTTTAAAGGAAACGTTGAATATTGTCAGGACCCGTATGAAGCGGTGAAGAATGCTCATGCGATTGCGGTGCTAACTGAATGGGAGATGTACAAGGCGTTGGATTACAGGAAGATTTTTGTGTCGATGGAGAAACCGACATTTATTTTTGACGGTAGAAATATTTTGCCACACAAGGAACTTTTTGAAATGGGGTTTAATGTAATTCCTATTGGTGAACCGGAGTTAAAACATTTTTAA
- a CDS encoding cystathionine gamma-synthase, with product MKQKFETRAIHAGCEPDRGTGAIMTPIFQTSTYVQKSPGKHKGYDYSRTHNPTRAALEKNIASLEEGNYGLAFSSGMSAITTILQMLNAGDHIICCDDVYGGTFRLFDKVLKRFHLEFDFIDLTIPQSLEQHRRDNTRIVWLETPTNPLLKLIHIEAITHIAKRHDIITVVDNTFATPFFQKPLQHGADIVMHSTTKYLNGHSDVIGGAIVTNDDGCYNRLQFLQNAVGAIPSPFDCFLVLRGIKTLAVRMERHAENAMKIAQFLENHPKVKRVIYPGLTSHPQHELAGKQMSGFGGIITFFIKGGLDSAQQFLEKVSLFSLAESLGGVESLIEHPAIMTHASIPREVREKAGITDSLIRVSVGIEHVDDLLSDLAEALKIC from the coding sequence ATGAAACAAAAATTTGAGACACGCGCCATTCACGCCGGATGCGAGCCGGACAGGGGAACAGGCGCTATCATGACTCCTATTTTTCAGACCAGCACGTATGTTCAGAAATCTCCCGGGAAACACAAGGGGTACGATTACTCAAGAACACATAATCCCACCAGGGCTGCCCTGGAAAAAAACATTGCCTCTCTAGAAGAAGGAAACTATGGACTTGCCTTTTCGTCAGGGATGTCAGCTATTACAACCATTCTACAAATGCTTAATGCAGGCGACCACATTATCTGCTGTGACGATGTCTATGGCGGAACATTTCGGTTGTTTGACAAGGTATTAAAAAGATTTCATCTCGAATTTGACTTTATCGATCTAACCATCCCCCAGTCTCTGGAACAGCACCGGAGAGATAACACCCGGATCGTATGGTTGGAAACCCCAACAAATCCCCTTCTGAAACTGATACATATTGAGGCAATTACCCATATAGCAAAAAGGCATGATATCATAACCGTCGTTGATAATACCTTTGCCACCCCATTCTTTCAAAAACCACTACAACATGGCGCTGATATCGTCATGCACAGTACAACCAAGTACCTGAACGGCCACAGCGATGTTATCGGTGGCGCTATCGTAACCAATGACGACGGATGCTATAATAGGCTCCAATTTCTTCAAAACGCGGTCGGCGCCATACCCAGTCCTTTTGACTGCTTCCTGGTGCTCAGGGGAATTAAAACCCTTGCGGTGAGAATGGAAAGGCATGCAGAAAATGCGATGAAGATCGCGCAATTTTTAGAAAATCATCCGAAGGTAAAGAGGGTGATTTATCCTGGACTCACCTCACACCCACAGCACGAACTTGCCGGAAAACAGATGTCCGGTTTCGGAGGCATAATCACCTTTTTCATAAAGGGGGGTCTGGATTCGGCACAGCAGTTTCTTGAAAAGGTTTCCCTGTTTTCACTGGCAGAAAGCCTCGGAGGTGTAGAGTCGCTCATAGAACATCCCGCAATAATGACCCACGCATCCATTCCACGGGAAGTGAGGGAGAAAGCAGGAATAACTGATTCATTGATCAGGGTCTCTGTCGGAATTGAACACGTCGATGATTTACTATCCGACCTTGCCGAGGCCTTAAAGATCTGCTAA
- a CDS encoding cysteine synthase family protein: MVRLNKVTRGLNVSISAKLEFLNPTGSVKDRMALFIIEDAERKGLLKPGGTIVENSSGNTGAALAMIAAVRGYKCIITMPDKMSDEKKNLMKAFGAKVVVTPTDVTHDSPESYYSVARKIAEETPNSFYPDQYNNPRNIDSHYYSTGPEIWKQTGEQIDYFVAGIGTGGTLSGAGKYLKEKNPAIRIIAVDPDGSVFYDYFKSRKLTKPHVYKVEGIGEDYLVKAVDFDIIDDIIRVCDKESFLMARKLAKEEGIFAGGSSGSAVWASIQIAREIKEHKNIVVILPDSGTRYMSKLYDDEWMRNNGFFEEI, translated from the coding sequence ATGGTGCGATTGAATAAGGTTACGCGGGGTTTAAACGTGAGTATCTCTGCCAAACTTGAATTTCTCAACCCGACAGGGAGTGTGAAGGACAGGATGGCGCTCTTTATCATTGAGGATGCAGAAAGGAAGGGCTTATTAAAACCTGGTGGAACTATTGTAGAAAACTCCTCCGGCAATACGGGAGCTGCTCTTGCCATGATCGCAGCAGTGAGGGGTTACAAATGCATCATTACCATGCCCGATAAGATGAGCGACGAGAAAAAGAATCTGATGAAGGCATTCGGAGCAAAAGTGGTGGTGACACCCACCGATGTCACTCATGATTCTCCTGAAAGTTATTACAGTGTTGCAAGAAAAATAGCGGAGGAAACACCCAATTCGTTCTATCCGGATCAGTACAATAATCCAAGAAACATTGATTCTCACTACTACTCAACCGGACCTGAAATCTGGAAACAAACCGGTGAACAGATAGATTATTTTGTTGCCGGTATCGGCACCGGAGGCACTTTGAGTGGGGCGGGAAAATATCTCAAAGAGAAAAATCCAGCGATACGGATAATTGCTGTAGATCCTGATGGTTCCGTATTTTACGACTATTTCAAATCGAGGAAACTCACTAAGCCACACGTTTACAAGGTAGAAGGTATTGGTGAGGACTATCTGGTAAAGGCCGTTGATTTCGATATCATAGACGATATCATACGGGTTTGTGATAAAGAGTCATTTTTGATGGCCAGGAAACTGGCGAAGGAAGAGGGGATATTTGCAGGAGGTTCAAGCGGTAGCGCGGTATGGGCATCCATTCAAATTGCCAGAGAAATAAAGGAACACAAAAATATTGTCGTCATCCTGCCTGATTCCGGCACTCGTTACATGAGTAAACTTTACGATGATGAATGGATGAGGAACAACGGATTTTTTGAGGAAATATGA
- a CDS encoding protocatechuate 3,4-dioxygenase: MEYSNVIQSRRTFLKNLSLGTIAFGTTGVLAENLFSAGPEVLTGVGVLTPRQTEGPFYPDKMPSDTDNDLLVINESITPAAGEVTHLTGRVLSLTGEPVQNTVVEIWHVDNNGIYLHTRCPKRERHDKNFQGFGRSITSSSGEYYFRTIKPVPYNLGVKRTPHIHFIVRKGDKRLLTTQMYIKGHPWNKTDFVFQGIQGKEAREAVLVEFKPVSGSKAGELKAHFDIVLDRTPEDPSKDIFRNRDGLPE; the protein is encoded by the coding sequence ATGGAATACAGTAACGTAATTCAAAGTCGCCGGACATTTCTCAAAAACCTTTCCCTTGGCACCATTGCTTTCGGTACAACAGGGGTACTTGCTGAAAACCTTTTTTCCGCTGGACCGGAAGTATTAACTGGTGTTGGCGTTCTCACCCCAAGGCAGACAGAAGGTCCATTTTATCCGGACAAGATGCCATCGGATACCGATAATGACCTTCTGGTTATCAACGAATCCATCACTCCTGCTGCGGGAGAGGTTACTCACCTCACCGGCCGTGTTCTCAGTTTGACTGGTGAACCTGTTCAAAACACAGTGGTCGAAATCTGGCATGTTGATAACAACGGGATTTATCTCCACACAAGATGTCCCAAGAGAGAGCGACACGACAAAAACTTCCAGGGATTCGGGCGTTCTATTACCAGTTCATCGGGAGAGTACTATTTTCGTACAATCAAGCCTGTGCCTTACAACCTGGGAGTAAAGCGCACGCCACATATCCACTTCATTGTCAGGAAGGGTGATAAACGGTTGCTTACGACCCAGATGTATATTAAGGGACACCCGTGGAATAAGACGGATTTCGTATTTCAGGGTATTCAGGGTAAGGAGGCTCGAGAGGCTGTACTTGTTGAATTCAAACCAGTCAGCGGCTCAAAGGCAGGAGAACTGAAGGCGCATTTTGACATTGTGCTCGACAGAACACCGGAAGACCCATCAAAGGATATATTTCGAAACCGCGACGGACTTCCGGAGTAA
- a CDS encoding VOC family protein, translating into MELNHIGITNESEEQALRFYQDFLGLEKTKEMHLAPELSAQLFSLAQEIRVLVFEKPGMKVEVFISNFQHANPNFIHCGLLLDNLPEITEKARQSNVDLIIGKHKDKTVYFLKDFSGNLIEIKQKS; encoded by the coding sequence ATGGAATTAAATCACATAGGCATCACGAATGAGAGCGAAGAGCAGGCGCTACGGTTTTATCAGGACTTTTTAGGCCTTGAAAAGACAAAAGAAATGCATCTGGCTCCGGAACTTTCAGCGCAGCTGTTTTCTCTTGCTCAAGAGATCAGGGTGTTAGTGTTTGAAAAGCCCGGGATGAAGGTAGAGGTATTCATATCTAATTTCCAACATGCCAATCCCAATTTTATTCATTGCGGTTTACTGCTGGATAATTTACCGGAAATCACAGAAAAGGCCCGCCAATCCAACGTTGATCTTATTATTGGTAAACATAAGGATAAGACCGTATACTTCCTCAAGGATTTTTCCGGTAATCTCATCGAAATAAAACAAAAGTCATAA